The window ACAAGCCCCAGAATCACCAACCCTCAAGAACAGAAATCAGGAAATTTAATTGATGCAATACTTACCAAGAAATTGCTCCCGCAGGCGTTTCCTTCTCTGATGGGGAAGCTGAATCTCACCACAGGAGGTGCCACCGAGGTGTCCAGCGTCCCCTGACAGTCCACGTTGTCCCGGATGCGGTTTAATATCAGTAAGCTCTCGTTGTATCCAGTGTAGATAGCTGGGCAGATCTGAATGGCCAGGTTGATGGCAGACGTGCCACACACCACGGCGATATCAGTGTATTCTGATGATGATAAGATGGAAAGATAGTGAAATAATTTTCGTTTATTTGAACAGAATTTTGTTAGTCACATCTACTGTTCAGGGGGGGAAagtgtgtgaaaacatttctgaaaaatatGAAGCATTCACAGGCACATTTCATAGAAAAGCCAAAAATACAATCAATAATTTCTTATACCTATTTAAACACCTAGGTTTCTGCTGTAAACACATATTCATCAGTGTAAATAGTTCTCTCTCAAGTGTGCTAATTAAATATCAGAGCcaaaactaaaattaatgtggccTTCCTAAAGGTCTGTATCTGAACCAAAATCAATACAACCCCTCCGGTCTGAAACCAAAatgtgcgagagagagagaaggtcaCGGTCATCTTACCTGGTCGTCTCGCGTATGCTCCGCAGTCAGATAAACTGAGGGCCTCTCGGCCCGCAATACACAGGGAGGTCAGTATGAGGAAGCTGAATAAAGCCATATCCCTGCTCTGCCCTCTGTGAAAAAGCTGAGgcaaacacaacagatgtcaaacacagcaaatactaaaaaaaaataaaaatccagcaCAATGCAGCACAATGCAGCTGCAAGTCCAGGTGGTGCTTAATCCAGTGCTGTCAGTCAAGGAAAGTTTGCCATTATCTTAGCCAGGATCTTACCTCCTCAGTCTCCTTGCTGGTTTAGGATAAGAGAGCAGTGGGCTGTTTTATATATGGTTAACACGACTGTTGTGCGGTCACGACACTGTTGTAGGATTGGATGGAAACAGGGTCAATGTCACTTTGGTGGAGCTGCCTCAGTTTGCCTGAACAATTCGGTTTTTGTGGCTGAGGCGCTGTGGTCCTTTCCTGGAGGCAAATGATGAAACCCAACACAGTCCCCTTCAAAGTTACACGCTTAAACAATGCCCATAAGgctttgtgagtctgtgtgtgaaatgcagCCCCCTTTGCCTACTAATATGAAACTTAATAAAGTAAGTATGTATGGTTCCTATTCATCCGGGACCTCATGCACAATGGAGGAAAGAGGACCTGttgtctgctgcagtgtttggtGGTTTAATGTAACCTGGATGACCCTTAATTTGACAAATTTGCCACAAAAGATCTTTTATCTCTTGAAGCTCATAATTTAGTGACTTCTTATAATCAACAAACATATTAGACTGACAACCTGACTGACACCATGTTTAAATCTGGTGTAAATAGAACAAGATAATATATTAGTATATTTGTGTTCGTACTTTGGAGTTAAAGTAGAAATTCCCACATATTCGGAGAATCTTTTAAAATTTGGTTAGTGCTGAGGTTAAACTGGATGATTGAAGGACAGTTGGAAACCTGATCCTGTCAGGTGAGCCACCTGGGAAGAGAAAGCTCTGATTGGGGTCAAGTTGGAGGATGGGCGTCTCCGTCAATCTTTTGTCAAATGCACGAAACCACACTGTCAAATGCAGGACACATTATTATTGTCATGACGTGTGCTCTTGAACATGCTAAGAGTCCCTCTGACCTCTCGCCCACACGCACACcttcatatatatgtataaaggTCTTTACAAAATAAGTTTTCTTTGGTCTCACCTGAACTTGGCTGCGACATCCAAAGCCGAATCCCAGCCTTATTTCCATCTTGGGAGGAGAGTTTAATCAATTATCGCTGATGGTAAACTGAGAGGGGGGGGTACGATAGCATTTACTCCTCTCATTTCAGTTATCTGTGGGCATTGTGGACGCTGAATACATCACAAAATGGGTGTTGAAATGAGGGATTAGGGCGATAAAGAGCAGTGAATGCAGCAGAGCCGCGCGGGTCACAGAAACAGCCGCGGAGTCAGACACGTGATCCGCAGCCGCTGCCAACAGACATTTATATAGGTCATcggaaaagaaaatcaatacgGAAAAAAATTGAAAGATTAATTCTGGCAGCCGTCAAATGAGCTCTGGCAGCGCCCGGCGTTTTGTTCATTTTCCCGGGGACTGGACACCCACGAGGCCATGACATTTGAGCAACTTTCACAGATATGTGACAAAATTAAAGAACTGATCATAGCCAGATTAATCACGGAGGAAATGCCACGAAACCCACTTAAAGAATTATTTATTACCCACAAATATGAGTCATTAGGCAGCCAGCCATTAGGAGATGGTAGATTGTGTTTACTGATACTGAAAAGCCCAGTTGTACATTTAAACCAGTTTCACGAGCTGAACTTTGaatatgctttgtttttttttttgtttttttcaaatgatcCACTTAATGCTCTCAGGTTTATTTAGCCTAAGAAGCACAACTGATCCTTTAGTTTATGTCAAAAATTCAAGAATCACCACATGGTTTTCACTCACCAGCGACATTAAGctgaacaaaaatatataaaaggtTGATTATACAAGTTTTAGCCACTTCTGTATGTCCATAGTTTGAATCCAGCTCTGGTTTTAACATGTGACTTCAGCAGATCTTGACCTTGGAAAAGCTGCAGCTGACAAAACAACCTCAGCTCAAGGACTACATGTCGACTCACTCCAGAACTTTCAAACATATGACATGGTCTTCAAATCTTCGAAGCTCCTGAAAATGGGGACTTTGAGTTGAGACTGAGTTTTACAGCTGATCTAGTTTCCCCTAAAATACCTGTTTAAAGGAAAAGATAGACGTTTTGGGAAACAAAGTCGTTCTGTGCACTTTAttttttgtacaaattaaaCAAGCGATTTATAACGTGTATTTTAGTGATCTTTAGacgtgctggtaggtggattttattgcctttggacagaaccaggcttTTTCTCTATGTTTCCAATGGAGATGGTTAGCTAACGTGCAGACACGTACGTTAGCTTCCAATCAAACTCAGTAATAAAGTGATTTAGTGTATTTAATAATATATTGAAATATTCTTTGATAAAGTATTCAAGTTTTACAAAGTAACTGCTATACACTTtgacagaaaaactaaaaaacaaacaaattacatctttgtttttctctatttttttaattccctttattttaaaaaaactaaaaataagataaaactTGTTAAAATGTAAAGCACATTAAGCacaactgctgtttgtttgtcagccGTTCTAAACACTGttatcaacaaaacaataaatgatAAGCTGATGAGGTACTGAAGgcaataaatacacaacctaaaacaacacaatacaaattTATATGTGTATAGAGgagcgcacacatgcacactggaGCAGCCatacaagaaaaacacatgtaTGTGCTTAAGTCTGTGTACCAAACATACTGTCAGTACAAAGATGGCTTACACTTTCTAATACAGTCCATGATTTACTGTATAATTTCACTGTATAAATCAAGTGCCAATAAAACACTGACCAGTTCCTACTGATATTTAAATGTAGGCACACTGGAGAaagttttcctcctctgtcactaCAATTAAGTTCCAACAGGAACTGGTAGATATTTTGTAAGTACAACAAGTTTACCCTGTACACCAGGGGCTGTATCAGAAAGTATCACGCCAAGATTATTACATACAGATGTTGATTCATTTAAAGCTGGGGTTCCAAACACCTGAAGCTGTGGTCGCTGGGAGGCGGGACTTCTGCAGGAGGTGAAGCGACAGCAGGAAGAAGCCCACGCTGACCCCACCCAGGATGACCACGCCTGAGATCAGAGCACTGGTCACCGGGTTCATTGGATGGGAGGAGTCTCCAGATGCTGGTGGGTGGAAAGAGTGGCAAGATGAACAAAAGCAGAAACTTAAAACAGATATGTTTTCTGAAGTGGGTTTAGCATGACCtgagtttgtctttgtttttcttgtttgtttttttttgcagaaggAGAAGTGGAACCTTTGTGTTGTTGCCGTATATCATCAGTATCCATAGGTATCTGCTATCTTTAGTCACAGATGatatttaaaacctttttatgttttgtaacGTTGCATAAGGGCACTTACCAAGTTGGGAGTTGTTGACAGGAGTTTCATctgtaaaatgattttaaaagtgTAATTAGTCTGTGGATTCACTGATCTTTCTATCTAAATTTAAAGAAATGGtttgacatttggggaaataaCACTTACTTTCTTGCTGACAGctggatgagaagattgatgttAGTCTCATATTTGTCTGTTACATACGAAGCCATAGCAAGCAACCAGTggctagcttagcataaagacgtGAAATATGGAGGAACTGCTTGTGTGGCTATGTCCAGACCAAGGCTGTACATCAAATGGTAAAACAACAATACAATggatttattctgtttttttttttttcttgttcagatTAAACAAACCAGCTACTAGCTGTAGCGTCACGttgaacagacagacatgtgAGTGGTGTAAATCTTTTCATCCAACTCTGAGGAAGAAAGTGAATAATCATATCATAATCAATAATCGTGTCAGACTATTCTCTTATGAGTCTATTTATTCTTCACACCGCTCCGAGTGATGATTGGTCCGGCAGTGATGACTGCGTTCCCAGATGCTGCTGGTGGGGAATCTGCACTCTCGTCTCCATCCCGCCTGCGCCGTCGCCCACAGATCTGCCAATCACATCATCAGATTTCAGTCCTCATTGAGGTCAGGAGACACACAGGGAGTCACAGACTGAGATTCATGATTTCTACACTTACTGGCATGAGCATGATGCAGTCGTCTGCCCGACAAAGCTTGGTGACGCAGTGCAAAAACACGGTCGACATCTtctggtgtctgtgtttgacaaaACGGAAAACCTCGAAGGAAAAACGCCCCATCTGACTCTTCCCATTTTCGAAGACTGTCGTCTGTGGGTCTTTATAGCAGCTGTgtcagaagagacagagatacgcacatacatgaacatgtGTACTGTTCATGCACACTCTGAGAATCACAGATTTGATGTCTAGATGTCTAGATGTATGCTTAAGCACtcactgagaaggaaaaaagtaGCATTCATGAGGATAAGCCATTTGGAGGACCTGAATAGGTAATGACTCCCTTTTGTGGTTTATCAAGTCATCAtcttgaggggaaaaaaagcaagattACCCAAAGAAAAGGTCATAGCGGAGTTCATCATTAGGATTCCCTGAGGGGGTTGTGTAACAGTAGTCCATCAAGATGTTCCATCTGCAGAGGCACAAAACTGTGAGATGGGATAAGGGAAAGAGATCAAACTGCACATGGGAAAATTCAAATCGGGCTTTCTCTGCTACAGGCTGGCGCCTTCACGTGGAATAATTACATAATGGCCTAAAGAATGTAGGCAAAGCCTAGAAAAAAGGACTAATTCTGTAAAAATGATGATGGGGAAAATGCTGTCATTGTCCGAAATATCATCTCTGCTTCACTGAAgcggttgttgttgttgttgttgtaatggCAAAATATCTCCTACATGAGCAATATTTCTGGAAAGACTTGTGACATCTGAAAGTTAagagaaaatcaaaattcaATTGTGAATGATCGGATGTGGTCTGGTACCGTTTGTCTAAGTTTGTGGCTTTCACAGCTGCAAATACTCTGGTTTTCAGAGCCAGTCCAGCCATTGGAATAGAGAGAGGTTGATTGTATGTTGAATcctgtacaaaaaaagaaaaagaaaaagagtacAAACCCATTTGGGGgccattaaaaacattaaaaactgatatatattttcatttattctaaAGCCCTAAGAATTATtacagctgggcactgtagtttttgtgCCCAGTAACTTTACTCAAATAAGaataaatagtgcatttgttgcgGATTATTTTCAGTGGCGGATTAACATGCAATTGGTGCTGTGGTGAGTTTTTATGGCAGGAGCACAGTGAATGTGGGATTGAGTCAAACTACTGTGCACAggtttattttaataaagagACATTTAGCTCATTGTTGCTTTTGGTCTTTCCAGGAAAATCACtgacaaagataaaaatatgaaatatcacCAGATGTGTAAGGATTCATCAGAAGGAACGTGACTCAAAAACCATGAACTCAattttcattactttttcaCAAGAgctgttgacaataagaaaaatctgAACTATCACCAGACTTTTAAGGAGAAATCTGGTGGAATGATGATTCAAAGGTCATAAACTCAGTTTTCATCAAATATCCATCTGAATCTCACAGCTGATTGAAAAGCTTCAAAGTTTATGAATTGCAAAGGAAATTACTGTATATAATAAGGTGGCTGTGGCTGTGAACTTACATTATACAGGATCATACTTAACGTGCTCACAAATGTACCGTTGCTGTCCTTGACGGATACGGCTGCAGAGGAGCTGTGAAGAGTTCAATACATTTATTTCAATGCTATTTTTTGTCTTCGGTGTAGTTTGCTTTActtgaaaaataacattttaaaagcagagGTTACAACATAATATAATCACAAACATGTGGCATATCTATATATTTACGTGCCTGAAAGACAACCGTGTAGaggatttaaataaaaaattttttttaaaaactaaaccCTGACATAAAATTCACAAAGTAACTTGGAGTAAGAAAGGTCAAGCTCCCTTTTGGACACTGTGggattttttattattatttttttttggtaacaacTTACGATGCCAGCTGTGAGTTATTGACCAGGTACTCCAGCGGGTAGCTGCAGCTGAATTTATACAACAAACCAGGCAGGTAGCTGATTATAGCCGGCGGGTCAGGGGTGTCGATATAGCCTGAGACATTCCCAATTTGTACCAGAGACATGTTCCCATAGGCATTGACCCCATAGGCCGTGCtgacctgcagagagaaacatctCGGCCAGTCACTTTGCTTTCTTACAAGTCAATAAATGACAAATCGCCTATTGAGCATATTAACAACatgttccagtgtttgtgtattctTTACCACCAGGCTGTTGCCACAGGCCTCCAGAGTGCTGAGGCTGATGCTGAACAGGACCGCCGTGGGGAAGGTGTTGTTGTTGACGAAGCCGCGGCACTGGGCGTCACCGTGGTGACCGTTCAGGGCcaaatctgtgtctgtgtatccagAGAAAAGCACCGGGCAGAAGTTGATCTTTAAAGTGATGGTCTGAACGCCGCAGTACACACTGATGTCCCGCTCACCTGCAGgagcaggcagacaggaaggGACGAGAGTTAAAAACgtgaaaaggaggaaggaggttGCTGGTTTTCAGTCCTGGTACTCTGGACCCAGGGCTCTGATTCAACACACCAGCATTTACCTGCCATTACAGGCAAAGTGTGCCTGATTAGCTGGAGGGAATGAAAACCCAAGACCCATATCCCAGGGCCCATATTGAGCAAACTCAGTTCTTCACTGAGTGTGAACAGTTGTATACATTTACCAAGCAGCTTACCCTCACAGCAGAGTGTGAAACTAACATATGAGAGCAACTCTCAAATGATAACATGATTAATCATATGCTCAGAGCAGAAACAGCTCGTCAGAGACAACATCCACCCTGCATCTACCTTGTTGTTCATATTGTTTTTGCAGCTGGttttcatcataaaaaaaaatcataagaACAATTTAGTAACACACTGACAAGCGCAGGCAGTGAAGATGTATGCAGAAACAAAGCTAATCCCAGCGTTATTTATTTGCCCTGCAGACATCTGGAATCAACTCTCAAACAACTCTTAAACCTAAGACTTTTCTGAGGAATAGTAACAAGTTTCATGAATAGTATTTATCTGTAAGTCTGTGAACTGGTAAGTATTTCAATATTTAACTACAACCTTTAGGCTTTTAGCAGCTTGAGAAAATTTGGACGAATTTGGACATGTTCAAATAGCAGATGCATccatcaaaaacaaagcaaaatccATATAATCCGTCTTTATAGCAGCTGTcacattaatattattatataatgcTCAATTGCCAGTTTCTCAGGTATACCTAACTAAAAATAATATAGTTTAACATAACGCTACAGTAAATCCTGACTTTACGAAGGttatgatgtttgtttttttttttaaaaaaggctgtAGTTTGAGgagctgttgttttgtatttgtgttgaaTTTGGAAACCCCTCTCAATATAACACAGAGTTTGTCTTTGCCCATGAAAAGTTTACATTATTTGTCCATCACATGTAGAGTAGATGGAAAACAGTGGTGGGGGAAGTTTCAATGCCACAGTGCAGAAACACATTCAAACCAAAAGTCACGAATTCATTAGTTACTCCAAAatattatcagaaaaatgttctgctgctgacagacacaTTATGTTATGTTTAATATCTGAAGCCAGGGTGTGAGATGGAAAGAGTCTGAAAATAGTCATGTTCTCACCAGGAAACCTGCTGTGGTAGTTGGCGTCACAGTTGTATCCATTAAACTGTGCGGAGACTGAAGCAGTGTTACTCATCAGCAGGACGATAAAGCACATTCGTGTCATTTCAGCACCTGAGAGAGCTTTTCCCACTGTCATCTTCAGAAGGTCAACATTGCATTAACCACATTcctcaggtaaaaaaaaaaaaacagcacttatCTCAAAATTAGATGTTCAAAAACAATGCTCCCCTGCTTTGCCTGTTTCCTTGACTGCGGCACGCTCTGACCTCTATCAAAATAGTACAACCTTCTTTCCCCAGGTCCCCTAATCCGTCTTATCCTGCTCCCTGTGCCCCCTTTTACCTCAGTTGCTCGTGTTGGCCCGAAACCTCTATTACCCAACCTCTTTTAAACTGAGGTCACCCCTCTTTCCAGCTCATTTCATCccactcccctctctctctatcctcacttctgttttttcttcaccTGTTTACCTGTTTCCTGCCTTTTCCAGAGTAATTGTCTGAAACCCCTCTTCCCCCAGTTTGTGACGAGAGAAAAGTTCAACACTGTGGTGAGTAGTTTTGGTGGCATCAAGGGCCTAAACTAAACACAATGTCAGCCTTACCTGTGTCTGTTATGTGTGCACAGATGAAAAAGATAGAGGGTCTCTTTATCCAAACACTTCAACAAAAACCCGCTGCTGTGCAGAACATGGGAAACTCCGTTAGATCTGAATGGCCCGGACAAATCTTTTCACATTGCTGAGAAACCTGAGCGTACTCGGAGGGTTCCCACTCGTCTCTCCTCGGCCTGATCTCCGTCTGTCAGTTTGCACAACGGTGGGCCTCAGCGGGAGGGGGGCCCCGGCCCGCGAATTAAGCTGTCATCGGCTGCCGCTGCAGCCCACATTCACATGAACATAAAAGTCAACTCACAGTCTGATGCAGGGCTGTGTGTGGGTAATTGTGATGCACAAGGCATCACTTAGAGTAAAGGTATTCAGTGGGGTACACAGCGTGGTGTGTTCGTGGCAGAGCGTAAAGGTGGAATCTTGAGTTTTTGCTGTCTTTAAATTTGCTGCACTCCATCCAACAAAACAAGAATTAATTTAATATGTTCAACTTGTATAAGAAGAGACAACTTTTTCATCTTCGACAGAGTTGAAGTTCTTTGACCTTTAAACTGATTGATGATGTTAAAGAGGTGTAGAGAGTGGTGGTGGAGCCTTAAGAGATACTGTTCTTTCCATCAGTTTGTAATACAGTTAATACGCACCATTGTTTTCATCCTCTAAAATGACCATGAAGCTGAATCAACACTTCTCTTCAACAGTTTCAGCACAAGCTGAAAATTATAATCTTTGTAAAGGCAGGATCTATTGTAGTTGTTGTATTTGGCAGCATTAGTTTTAGCaaaggtgtacctaataaactgataaCTGAGAGTatatcacataaaaaaaaacaaagtctatCTCCTAATTCTTTCAAACTTTAGTAATTTGTAaatgataagaaaaatatagatgaGTGGCAGATTTTCCCTTTACAGTCTCCTGTTTTTAGGAGTAAAACCTGTTGTTAGAAAATAATGAGAAGATTATGAGCAAAGCACCaagaagaaaaagctgaaaactAATCAAATTTCTGTCTCACTTGACTTGTGAGTTCAATCAATAAGAGTCCAATTTGCAGTTGTTTGATTGATGATATAATTTTGgtaatcatttttttcttctcttggaGTCCCCTCCttcaacagaaagacagaatatATAAGAACAAACAGTTTTGCACGACCTGTTTTCATTGGGTGCACTCTTGCATAATGCAATCTGTCTTCATGCGGTTGACACAACAATCTCACCGcaaaggtccatttagtagctgttctggagcttttagTGGTATCGCATGACATTCCCCAACAGATAGAGTTTGCCTGATTGTGATGAAACTCTAGATGTTgagataaaaatgtttctatGCACGACTGTCTtcatgtatttctctgtgatttGGGTTTGTACACTAAATAACCAGATGTGACATTAGACAAACCTTCAGTGTGGACTGAGGTTAAGCTGTGTATGTATGGAGGCGACTCAACAGGGGCCCACATATCATTTTTGCCACAGGGGTCACCTGGAAGGTTAATCTGGACCTGTGCAGGCCCATCTCAGCTGTCTCAAGGTTTAACCCTGATATCCTGTCTGGgtttctttcacacactcaaCATTGCTTTGTCAGCGTCACACTTCATGACTTTGCCTAATTTCACGAGAATCTCACTGAAACACTTTGAACTGATGGAAATACATGTGCCCAGTTTCCTATGATGGTAAAATCAACAatcattttctgatattttatggACTAAATAATTgattattaaagaaaatgtcagacaaGTTATTGGTTGCTGCCCGCAGTTCTCCTCTGATGGAGTAATACTACTTTGCCTGAGGTTTTCTGCGTGTTAATGacttgacacacacaaagaatgtGTGTAGATATTGCGCACACCACCTGTGAAACATGTTTAAAGACAACTCTGAGACCTTTCTGGGGTATTGACTTCTATAGGGTCTAAGTAATCCACAACCTTGTCTCTGTAGGATTACAtatctttcatttcattgtctGCAATGAGTTTTTGGTCAATAAAATTAATATATACTCTTCTTCAACATTCAAAACATGAGGCATGTTCTTATTTGGAGTAACTTTTTATAGTCATTTAAAGGAACAGATTGGTTGATTTTgcaattaatattatttttgtgGTGATCACTGGAGCCCAAACCATGGGGAAGCattgtcaacaaaacacaggggTATGAAATCTAATTATACCACGTTTAATAAGTAAAACCAGTTTATATAAATGATTTTAGCTGGATTCACAtgatttctgtctttcaggAAAAACAATTTTATACACTCAGAGTACATATTTCTGTATGAGCACATAGGAACATTATACGCTGGATTCTTGTTCCCTCCCCACCCATGACACAGTTGCCCGCATCTGTGCGTCACTCCGTTCAGACTCATCCTGGCCTTTAGCCTCACGTGTCAGTCTCGTATCCGGACTCGAGGCCGTACAGGCACCTGCAGAGCCCTGAGAAACACAGCTGGCTGCAGGTGTTTGCTATTCACTCTGACTCACCTGCCCCTCAGATGAGGTAGGGATGAAATCAAATATGAAGCTCTTACAAGCAGACAAGTGCAATTCAGAGCAAACAGGATCGAATGGCCATATACACATGAAATGAATACATATGTTGAACCCATTACCATCCTGCTTATTTTACAAATCCCACCCAGCCAGTGACCTATTTAGTCAATGTAAAGCCATGTGCTTTacttctgtgcttgtgtttcagTCACATGACTTTCTTTAAGATGTAAGGTTAGACTGGAACGCACACACATGGCACCAAAACAATGTTCATTGTGTTGTGTATCCTAATAAATTTCCTTATCCACGCCCTGTCAATTTGGTATTAAAACAATAGGAAAAAGGCACAAGAAGTTGCCTCATTTCACCTAATGTTAGACCTCATCTACCAGCTGTAGTGTTGCAGGAGAACTTGCTTTATCCTACACTATAATACCACAAGCTTCCGTGCAACTCTCCCGAGCTTTTGAATGTTTCCTGCAAGTCGTTGTGCTCAGAGACTTTAATGGCTCAGGACCAACCGCCGCACTCAGATCTGCCTGATACAGCCGTCTCTATCTGATCAACCTGAAACATCCAGACTCAACAAACAGACATCTAAATCACACAATCTGGGCTGCATCACAAAACCCGTGAGAGTGCGGCTGTAATCTGACGCTCCAGTTTTAACTCAGGCAGGAAAGTGAAGCCCTCATCAAAGGCCCAGCTGCGATTTGATCCTCAGTGAATAATGTTTCCAAAAGccagaaacctttttttttttttttttttaccacagaaGAAGGGAAAATTTATAATGTATGTGGATAAAAAGAATGTTTATTTGTTGCCACAAGATGATGTTTGTAGTACAGACTAAAAGTGGTGCACGTAAACttgaaaaacaaggaaaatagTAAATATGAGAATTTAATGTATAATGCACCACCGATACAGGTTATCAAAAGAAAAGAGTTTCTCAAGGTGTTCTTATCtggatttgaaaataaataaattagatgtgtttttaaagctcGTATATGTTTTTGGAGAAGCCTCTGCCTGTGAAAATTCCCAGGTGAAATGGG of the Toxotes jaculatrix isolate fToxJac2 chromosome 9, fToxJac2.pri, whole genome shotgun sequence genome contains:
- the LOC121187528 gene encoding zona pellucida-like domain-containing protein 1, which gives rise to MTVGKALSGAEMTRMCFIVLLMSNTASVSAQFNGYNCDANYHSRFPGERDISVYCGVQTITLKINFCPVLFSGYTDTDLALNGHHGDAQCRGFVNNNTFPTAVLFSISLSTLEACGNSLVVSTAYGVNAYGNMSLVQIGNVSGYIDTPDPPAIISYLPGLLYKFSCSYPLEYLVNNSQLASSSAAVSVKDSNGTFVSTLSMILYNDSTYNQPLSIPMAGLALKTRVFAAVKATNLDKRWNILMDYCYTTPSGNPNDELRYDLFFGCYKDPQTTVFENGKSQMGRFSFEVFRFVKHRHQKMSTVFLHCVTKLCRADDCIMLMPICGRRRRRDGDESADSPPAASGNAVITAGPIITRSDETPVNNSQLASGDSSHPMNPVTSALISGVVILGGVSVGFFLLSLHLLQKSRLPATTASGVWNPSFK